In Streptomyces chartreusis, the following proteins share a genomic window:
- a CDS encoding DUF4396 domain-containing protein yields the protein MQHEAHTAHDHHQQAVAAGSWAMAVQATLHCLTGCAIGEVLGMVIGTAFGWGNVPTLILAIVLAFFFGYALTLRGVLKAGLSLGAALKVALAADTLSIAVMELVDNGVIVLWPGAMDAGLADPLFWWVLAIALAVAFVLTTPVNKWMIGRGKGHAVVHQLH from the coding sequence ATGCAGCACGAAGCACACACGGCACACGATCACCATCAGCAGGCGGTCGCCGCCGGCAGCTGGGCGATGGCCGTCCAGGCCACCCTGCACTGCCTCACCGGCTGTGCGATCGGCGAGGTGCTCGGCATGGTGATCGGCACCGCGTTCGGCTGGGGCAACGTGCCGACGCTGATCCTGGCGATCGTCCTGGCGTTCTTCTTCGGCTACGCGCTCACCCTGCGCGGCGTACTGAAGGCGGGCCTGAGTCTCGGGGCCGCGCTCAAGGTGGCGCTGGCGGCGGACACCCTGTCCATCGCCGTGATGGAGCTGGTCGACAACGGCGTGATCGTGCTGTGGCCTGGTGCCATGGACGCCGGGCTGGCCGACCCGCTGTTCTGGTGGGTGCTGGCGATCGCGCTGGCCGTCGCCTTCGTCCTCACCACGCCGGTCAACAAGTGGATGATCGGCCGCGGCAAGGGCCACGCGGTGGTCCACCAACTCCACTGA
- a CDS encoding deoxyribonuclease IV: protein MRSQQSGTALTGPSRNPVGGHVPVAGGLHSVGIGYARELEAETVQVFVANPRGWATPAGNPRQDEEFRAVCEAESIPAYVHAPYLINFGSHTEATVEKSVESLRHSLRRGREIGALGVVVHTGSATGGRERSVALKQVREHMLPLLDELTHDDAPFLLLESTAGQGFSLCSRTWEFGPYFEALDAHPKLGVCLDTCHIFAAGHDLTGPSGMHQTLDLLVDTVGEGRLKLIHANDSKDVVGAHKDRHENIGAGHIGEDPFRALMTHPATEGVPLIIETPGGKEGHAADVERLKKLRDS from the coding sequence GTGAGAAGTCAGCAGTCCGGAACCGCCCTCACGGGCCCCTCCCGCAACCCAGTCGGCGGCCACGTCCCGGTCGCCGGTGGTCTTCACTCCGTCGGGATCGGCTACGCCCGCGAGCTCGAGGCCGAGACCGTCCAGGTCTTCGTCGCCAACCCGCGCGGCTGGGCCACCCCCGCCGGAAACCCGCGGCAGGACGAGGAGTTCCGTGCGGTGTGCGAGGCCGAGTCGATCCCGGCGTATGTGCACGCGCCGTATCTGATCAACTTCGGTTCGCACACGGAGGCGACCGTCGAGAAGTCGGTGGAGTCGCTGCGGCACTCGCTGCGGCGCGGGCGGGAGATCGGCGCGCTGGGCGTGGTCGTGCACACGGGCAGCGCGACCGGCGGCCGGGAGCGCTCGGTGGCGCTGAAGCAGGTGCGGGAGCACATGCTGCCGCTGCTGGACGAGCTGACCCACGACGACGCCCCGTTCCTGCTGCTGGAGTCGACGGCGGGCCAGGGCTTCTCGCTCTGCTCCCGGACCTGGGAATTCGGGCCGTACTTCGAGGCGCTGGACGCCCACCCGAAGCTGGGCGTGTGCCTGGACACCTGCCACATCTTCGCCGCCGGCCACGACCTGACCGGCCCGTCCGGCATGCACCAGACCCTGGACCTGCTGGTGGACACCGTCGGCGAGGGCCGGCTGAAGCTGATCCACGCCAATGACTCCAAGGATGTCGTCGGCGCCCACAAGGACAGGCACGAGAACATCGGCGCAGGTCACATCGGTGAGGACCCGTTCCGGGCGCTGATGACGCACCCGGCCACCGAGGGCGTACCGCTGATCATCGAGACGCCCGGCGGGAAGGAAGGGCACGCGGCGGACGTGGAGCGACTGAAGAAACTTCGCGATTCGTAG